Below is a genomic region from Candidatus Latescibacterota bacterium.
TCAAAATCACATACAACTGCAGCCTGTCAGACACATTGAGACTCAGTCAAGTAAAAAGCTAGTGTGTAGCCCGTCAGCCAAACTGAGATACAGTCAAGTGAAAAGCTAATGGACACTCTGGTGAATAATCGCATCCTGTGCCTTCTGTTTATTCCGTCCGCCTTACAATACTTGCACTTACGCTGATTCGAGTATTATATAAAACGCATGTTATTCTTACTTCTACGCACCGTATTTTCGGCGTTGAGGTCGCACCGTGCACTTGCCTTGGAAAACCTCGCGCTACGCCATCAACTCGAAGTTCTCAGACGTAATTCTAAAAGACCTCGCTTGACGACCAGGGATCGAACACTTTGGATTATCCTTTCCCACATCTGGCCCGACTGGCGAAAGCCGTTGACCATGGTCCAACCCGAGACCGTCATCCGGTGGCACAGGAAAGCATTCAAACTATACTGGAGATGGAAGAGCCGGCCAAGATGGCCGGGAAGACGGAAAGTTCCCATAGAGATCCGCAATCTTATCCGTACCATGTCACGGGCAAATCCGCTGTGGGGTGCGCCGAGGATTCTCGGTGAACTGCACAAACTCGGTATCAAGGTAAGCCAAGCCACCGTCTCGAAGTATATGGTACGCCGCCTGAAACCTCCCTCCCAATCCTGGCGAGCATTCCTTAAGAACCACGCCAAGGATATTGTCTCGATTGACTTCTTTACAGTGCCTACAGCGACATTTCGAGTGTTGTTTGTATTCCTCATTCTATCGAACGATCGACGAAGGATCATTCATTTCAACATCACTGAATCCCTGACTGCCGCTTGGACTGGTCAGCAGATTGTGGAAGCTTTTCCTTGGGATACTGCACCAAAGTACTTGCTTCGTGATCGGGATG
It encodes:
- a CDS encoding integrase core domain-containing protein yields the protein MTMVQPETVIRWHRKAFKLYWRWKSRPRWPGRRKVPIEIRNLIRTMSRANPLWGAPRILGELHKLGIKVSQATVSKYMVRRLKPPSQSWRAFLKNHAKDIVSIDFFTVPTATFRVLFVFLILSNDRRRIIHFNITESLTAAWTGQQIVEAFPWDTAPKYLLRDRDDKFGKKFSNRVESMGIKQVLIAARSPWQNPYIERLIGSIRRECLDHTIILNEKHLRQVLQEYFKYYHESRTHLGLEKDCPEPRPVESADSGMIQAEPMVGGLHHRYFRRAA